One window of the Deltaproteobacteria bacterium genome contains the following:
- the rfbD gene encoding dTDP-4-dehydrorhamnose reductase, with product MKILITGAAGLVGAHLARRLAHEHEVVALKRRDLDITDATAVRDRVVQAKPAVIINCAVLQVDESEHDPVKAHVVNVDGPRYLAQAANEVGAEIVHFSTQYAFEGEPIGRRPYTTEDEPRPVNNYGRTKVAGEQAVRDACRRSYIVRTSWVYGSGKNSFLCAAHSDLRAGKKVRAIDDIWSSTTYVNDLIERVMAIRAAGRHGTYHVVNGGVCSYYEFALEAGRLQGLTTAQLAPLIEITHERDMKRIAERPRYTPLRCLLSEQIGLAPMRDWRAALAAYARG from the coding sequence ATGAAAATCTTGATTACCGGCGCGGCGGGGTTGGTTGGCGCTCATCTGGCGCGGCGCTTGGCACATGAACATGAAGTGGTGGCGCTGAAACGTAGAGATCTCGATATTACCGACGCTACTGCCGTGCGAGATCGTGTCGTGCAGGCGAAGCCCGCGGTCATTATCAACTGCGCGGTGCTTCAGGTCGACGAATCGGAACATGATCCGGTCAAAGCTCACGTGGTTAATGTCGATGGGCCGCGCTATCTCGCTCAAGCCGCGAACGAGGTTGGCGCGGAGATCGTGCACTTCAGCACGCAGTATGCATTCGAAGGCGAACCCATCGGTCGCAGGCCTTATACCACTGAAGACGAGCCTCGCCCGGTTAACAATTACGGCAGAACCAAAGTCGCCGGCGAACAAGCCGTGCGCGACGCTTGCCGGCGCAGTTACATCGTTCGCACGTCATGGGTATACGGCAGCGGCAAAAATAGTTTTCTCTGCGCCGCGCACAGCGATTTGCGTGCCGGCAAAAAAGTTCGCGCCATCGACGATATCTGGTCGAGCACGACCTACGTGAATGACCTGATCGAGCGGGTGATGGCGATCCGCGCCGCTGGTCGGCATGGCACATATCATGTCGTCAATGGCGGCGTCTGCTCCTACTATGAATTCGCCCTCGAAGCGGGCCGGTTGCAAGGATTGACCACGGCGCAGCTTGCGCCGTTGATCGAAATCACCCACGAACGCGATATGAAGCGGATTGCGGAACGGCCGCGCTACACGCCGCTACGCTGCTTGTTGTCGGAACAGATCGGCTTGGCGCCGATGCGCGACTGGCGCGCCGCGCTCGCGGCGTATGCCAGGGGATAG
- a CDS encoding polyhydroxybutyrate depolymerase, which yields MIRGAMLPEFVCSAWLYMKITSRILMPLVFFSLCTNNATAAFAPGDHQVNFTHAGRERSAIVHVPARAGDKPTLPVVLNFHGGGGHGANEQQYSLMDRLADRENFIAVYPNGSGRFGNRLLTWNAGTCCAYAVLNKIDDVGFVRALILELSQKLPIDRRRIFATGMSNGGMMAHRLAAQASDIITAVAPVAGGMVLPTIKSSRAVPVLHIHSIDDPRALYGGGLGPPFPMTKSQVFHPNIDQMIANWVKHNGCAAEPTIAERRDGRGHTATKYIYSSCRDGAEVVLWKLTGAGHVWPGGKQKVLETILGPSTDIINANQEM from the coding sequence ATGATTCGGGGAGCAATGCTCCCCGAATTTGTTTGCTCGGCGTGGCTGTACATGAAGATCACCTCACGCATATTGATGCCGCTGGTATTTTTTTCGCTGTGCACCAACAACGCCACTGCGGCGTTCGCGCCGGGCGATCATCAAGTTAATTTCACGCACGCTGGGCGCGAGCGTAGCGCTATCGTCCATGTGCCAGCGCGCGCGGGCGATAAGCCGACGCTTCCAGTTGTTCTCAATTTCCACGGCGGTGGCGGCCATGGCGCCAACGAACAGCAGTACTCTTTAATGGATCGGCTCGCCGATCGGGAAAACTTTATCGCCGTCTATCCCAACGGCAGCGGCCGTTTCGGCAATCGCTTACTGACTTGGAACGCTGGCACTTGCTGCGCCTACGCGGTACTGAACAAGATCGACGACGTCGGTTTTGTGCGCGCGCTGATTTTAGAACTGTCGCAAAAGTTGCCCATCGATCGGCGCCGCATCTTTGCGACTGGCATGTCGAATGGCGGCATGATGGCGCACCGACTGGCGGCGCAGGCTAGCGATATTATCACCGCGGTGGCGCCGGTGGCCGGCGGCATGGTGTTGCCGACGATAAAATCTTCGCGGGCGGTACCGGTCCTGCATATCCACAGCATCGACGATCCGCGCGCACTTTACGGCGGCGGTCTCGGTCCGCCGTTTCCCATGACCAAGAGCCAGGTGTTTCATCCCAACATCGATCAGATGATTGCCAACTGGGTCAAGCACAACGGTTGCGCCGCCGAACCCACCATCGCGGAACGGCGCGACGGGCGCGGCCACACGGCGACGAAATATATTTATTCAAGTTGCCGCGACGGCGCCGAGGTCGTGCTGTGGAAACTCACCGGCGCCGGCCATGTCTGGCCCGGCGGCAAACAAAAAGTCCTAGAGACAATCCTCGGTCCGTCCACCGACATCATCAACGCCAACCAAGAGATGTAG
- a CDS encoding DUF3108 domain-containing protein, whose translation MIRTKAILITVLCAFLSALPIRAAQAPQALMMKLEAVPVYQPHTLPSERGKKEVYRATWNGMFSVAIAEVQTTQTVVDGKKVINVRVDAKTSRALDLIWKMRDVILSTFDAKNLEPVHYNFSQRENSRVIDTDAKYDAGTKQWKVYRTQVGHRTRDYRFESNNTLDPISAIYLARSIDFKVGDRLYFKLFGGRYRYLLELFIEKKEMVELESGKSIEAFRILPRVQNTTKKGYAGRLNEAVIWISADERRLPVKLSSKIVFGTVYLDLIEEKRGAESTTAADGKRPAS comes from the coding sequence ATGATCCGAACCAAAGCGATACTCATAACCGTCCTGTGTGCATTTCTCAGCGCGCTGCCGATCCGCGCCGCGCAAGCGCCGCAAGCGCTGATGATGAAATTAGAGGCGGTGCCGGTTTATCAACCGCATACTTTGCCTTCCGAAAGGGGCAAGAAGGAAGTTTATCGCGCGACTTGGAACGGCATGTTCTCGGTGGCGATCGCTGAGGTTCAGACGACCCAGACGGTGGTCGATGGCAAGAAAGTGATTAACGTGCGGGTGGACGCCAAAACCTCGCGCGCCCTCGACTTGATCTGGAAAATGCGCGACGTAATCCTGTCGACCTTCGACGCCAAAAACCTGGAGCCGGTGCATTACAATTTTAGCCAGCGGGAGAACTCGCGGGTGATCGACACCGATGCCAAGTACGATGCGGGCACCAAGCAGTGGAAGGTTTATCGCACGCAGGTTGGCCACCGCACCCGGGACTATCGGTTCGAATCCAACAATACCCTCGATCCGATTTCGGCGATTTATCTGGCGCGCAGCATCGATTTCAAAGTCGGCGATCGGCTGTACTTCAAACTGTTCGGCGGACGCTACCGCTATTTGCTCGAACTGTTCATCGAGAAAAAGGAAATGGTCGAGTTGGAGTCGGGCAAGTCGATCGAGGCGTTTCGCATCCTGCCGCGGGTCCAGAACACGACCAAGAAAGGTTACGCCGGACGCTTGAACGAAGCGGTGATCTGGATTTCTGCGGACGAACGGCGCTTGCCGGTGAAACTTAGCAGCAAGATCGTTTTCGGCACAGTCTATTTGGATTTGATCGAGGAAAAACGCGGCGCCGAGTCGACCACCGCGGCGGATGGTAAGCGGCCGGCGTCGTAA
- a CDS encoding response regulator, with protein MEAPLLMIIDDEFGVRESLKMVFGKQYRVLEADSVDVALPIVQETRPQVILLDVMMPKTDGFEMLQRLKEIDAGCEVIMLTGVNSQQLAEKAKDFGACDFVGKPFDIVEIRNKVAQAFERIAQKNPPPPLQS; from the coding sequence ATGGAAGCTCCGCTGTTAATGATCATCGACGACGAATTTGGCGTGCGCGAGTCGCTCAAGATGGTCTTCGGCAAACAATATCGCGTGCTCGAAGCCGACTCCGTCGACGTCGCCCTGCCGATCGTTCAAGAAACCCGCCCCCAAGTAATTTTACTCGACGTTATGATGCCCAAGACCGACGGCTTCGAGATGCTTCAGCGGCTAAAAGAGATCGACGCGGGCTGTGAAGTCATCATGTTGACCGGCGTCAATTCGCAGCAGCTGGCGGAAAAAGCCAAAGACTTCGGCGCCTGCGATTTTGTCGGCAAACCTTTTGACATCGTCGAGATCCGCAACAAAGTCGCCCAAGCCTTCGAACGCATCGCGCAAAAAAATCCGCCGCCGCCACTGCAAAGTTAA
- a CDS encoding methyltransferase domain-containing protein produces MATTIQRKTLYVIVIALLLAGCASLKQCAYRGVNRDQWQQPEKVIAALQIRPGDQIADLGAGGGYFTFKLANAAGRTGKVYAVDIDREMTDLIAQQAQKDAVKNVATIVAKDSDPMLPQSGVDLVFTSNTYHHIGDRVAYFANLRKYLRPGGKIAIIDYDRRAWIEGLLRHYTPSEFIKREMEQAGYKLQQEFDFLDRQSFLVFTISK; encoded by the coding sequence ATGGCCACAACCATTCAGCGCAAAACTCTTTACGTCATTGTTATCGCGTTGCTGCTCGCCGGCTGCGCCAGCCTCAAGCAGTGCGCCTACCGCGGCGTCAACCGCGATCAATGGCAGCAACCGGAAAAAGTCATCGCCGCGCTGCAAATTCGTCCCGGCGATCAAATCGCCGACCTGGGCGCCGGCGGCGGCTATTTCACATTCAAGCTGGCAAACGCAGCCGGACGCACTGGCAAAGTCTACGCCGTCGATATCGATCGAGAGATGACCGACCTGATCGCCCAACAAGCGCAAAAAGACGCAGTTAAAAATGTCGCCACGATCGTCGCCAAAGACAGTGATCCCATGTTGCCGCAGTCCGGCGTCGATCTGGTCTTCACCAGCAACACCTATCACCACATCGGCGACCGCGTCGCCTATTTCGCCAACCTGCGCAAATATCTCCGTCCCGGCGGCAAAATCGCGATCATCGACTACGACCGGCGCGCCTGGATCGAAGGTTTGCTACGCCACTACACGCCGAGCGAGTTCATCAAACGGGAGATGGAACAGGCGGGATACAAGTTGCAACAAGAATTTGATTTCCTCGACCGCCAATCGTTCCTGGTTTTCACCATTTCCAAATAA